Genomic segment of Paenibacillus sp. FSL R5-0912:
TCACCAGTTCGTAGCAAGCTCGCTGGCCACCAGGCTGGTGCATGAGATTATCCCCGGTTCCCGGATGGGCTGCATGCTGGCGCGGATGGAGAGCTATGCGGCTACTTGTAATCCGGAGGATGTGCGGCTGAACCAGCATGAGAATCAGCTGAACCTGTACTTTACCGATGTCCATGCACGCGGAGAATATCCGAAATATATGGACCGTTATTTTGCAGAGCACAATATTGTTCTCCACAAGGAGCCGGGCGATGATGAACTTCTGAAGCAGTACACGGTGGATTATGTGGCATTCAGCTACTATATGACCCTCACGCTGTCTGTTAGTCCTGAAGGGGAACGGGCACAGGGTAATCTGTTCGGAGGGATAAGAAATCCTTATCTCAAGGCCTCGGAATGGGGCTGGCAGATCGACCCGACCGGGCTGCGGATTATGCTGAACACGATGTATGACCGTTACCAGAAACCGCTGTTCATCGTTGAAAATGGGCTTGGGGCATATGATAAGGTTGAGCCGGACGGCTCCATCCATGACAGCTACCGTATCGATTATCTAAGGCAGCATATTGCTCAGATGAAGGAAGCCATTATGGACGGTGTGGAACTGATGGGCTATACAAGCTGGGGACCGATTGACCTGGTGAGTATGTCTACTTCGGAAATGTCGAAGCGCTACGGCTTCATCTACGTGGATCTGGATGATGACGGTAACGGGACGTTGAACCGTTCGAAGAAAGACTCTTTCCATTGGTACAAGAAGGTCATCGCCAGCAATGGTGAAGAACTATAGCCTGCGTTAAAAGAAAAGGAGATTCGCTGAAGCCGTATCCGGGTTCAGGAGTCTCCTTTTTGCATGAATTTATATGTAACCGGCCTATTCCATATAGATCTCCACGACCGCAATTTTGCGTTCGCGCGACAAATCAAGGAATTTGCCTTCGCTCTGTACGAGCGGACGGAAGACATCCAGCGGGTTGTTCATGATGATTACA
This window contains:
- a CDS encoding glycoside hydrolase family 1 protein; the encoded protein is MTKFKQKFPDHFLWGGATAANQLEGAYDQGGKGLSSADMVAYVPKAERSNDHAIEISSERIAQILSGEFNARFPKGEGVDFYHRYKEDIALFAEMGFKVFRLSINWARIYPNGDDAQPNEAGLKFYDDVFDELHKYGIEPLVTLAHYETPLGLTQKYNGWASRELVDCFTRYAETVFRRYKDKVKYWITFNEINMMTLSPFTGGGVVIDRAGNKLQTIYQALHHQFVASSLATRLVHEIIPGSRMGCMLARMESYAATCNPEDVRLNQHENQLNLYFTDVHARGEYPKYMDRYFAEHNIVLHKEPGDDELLKQYTVDYVAFSYYMTLTLSVSPEGERAQGNLFGGIRNPYLKASEWGWQIDPTGLRIMLNTMYDRYQKPLFIVENGLGAYDKVEPDGSIHDSYRIDYLRQHIAQMKEAIMDGVELMGYTSWGPIDLVSMSTSEMSKRYGFIYVDLDDDGNGTLNRSKKDSFHWYKKVIASNGEEL